Genomic window (Equus przewalskii isolate Varuska chromosome 12, EquPr2, whole genome shotgun sequence):
CCCACAGGGAGCCAGCCACGTTCTGTCACGTACCTGACGCAGCCACTCCTCTGCTCACAGCACCAGGCCCAGCCTGCCACATCACTGTCCTCAGGtctgctcctgcccctcccactggGGACAGAGCCCTGGGCCCCCGAGCTCTGTCACAGGCCACCTCCCCCTGAGCTGGGTTCAACGCTAGCATCTCAGTCATCTAGGTGGGATGCTCCAGTGTGCGTCCAAGGGGAAAAGAACTCTTTGCCATCCTCTCATTGGACTGAGGCCCTGAGCTGGGTCTCCCCAGAGCTGAGGGGCTCACCAAAGTCAGAGCAAGTAGTGGCAGACAAGGGCCTGAGCCTGTGATGCTTTGTCTGGAATGTTCCATCTCAGCTCCAAACATTCATGCTCCCTCAGCACCTTCCCACCCTTCCCTTCTAGCACCCAGCAGCAGATTGAGAGGTGGTGGCACCCACAGGGTTGGGAGGAAGGGCCAGCATAGGGCCTCTGGGTGCTGCCGTCTGGGGCCAGTGAccccagagccaggcccagggccGGCAGAGGTGATCTTGTGTCAGGtggcccagctcctggcacatccAAGACAGAAGCCATCTTTGCAACtcacttttattgtttctttataaaCTTCCTCTCACACGGAGGAATATATTGTTATAGTCATTagcttatctcttttttttttaaaactctatgctaacagcAATGGAGCCGACAGGAGGAAAAACATAAGCTACGATAGAAAGGCACTTAGAACCTGTTAAAATACTGATATCCTGGAATGTGCAACAACAAACCGACGACAACAACACGTACACTGGCCCTTTCGAGCCTGGTCTATCACCGAGTCACATGCTGAGCTAATGTCACCTTCCAGTGCCCTGTTCCTCTGCTCCCTTGGGCTTGAGTCTCAAACCCCTCACCCCCCTGACCGACCGGGGACTTAAGGCCTGGGTCCCTTTGtagggccgggggtggggggggggtgcctGGGTCCTGGGTGGGGCCCGAAGAAAGGAGGCCAGCTCCTTCCTGCTTTACTCACAGCCCCTTCGAGGGGCAGAGCCAGCACTGCAGGGCCCTGTCAGGGCGGGCTGGGTCAGGGTGACCCCTCTGGGACAGAAGGGCAGTCCAGGAAAGGGCAGGGTCAGCAGAGCTGCTCAGAGGAACAGCAGGGGGCCCTGGAACCGCAGGGCTGCTCACCCCCTGCTGTCCCGCAGCTCTCTTGTTCTACAGCCGAGGAAATGGAGTGCTGGGTCACTGTGGCCAAGGACAGGGCAGGCCTAGAAGCCAGAGCTCCTGACCGCCAGGCCAGCGCCTCGCAGACAGCACCAGGCCACCTCCAGGGAGGGAGCAGCAAGGACTCAGGGTGGGGGAGGCAcgtgctggcctggtggtattGGGTAGTGGCTGTGGGGCACATGGAGCGCCAGCAGCCTCAGTTTATTCTGTCCCCTGCCATGAGGAGAGCCAGGCGCTGGGAGGGGAGTAAAGGGGGTGACACCTCAGACAGGCTCAGCTGGGAAAAGCCAAAGTAAACAGCCATGTCACAACTTCCTCTGGCTTCCCCTtcccaggcagaggggccaggccCTCCCATTGCCATCCTTGGCTGCTTCACTGCCCTCAAGCCCAGGGCCTTCAGTCCATGGCCTCCAGAAAGCTCCCTTGCCCAGCACTGGCTTGGAGCCCTCCCTCACCTGTGTGCTGGCTGTGACTTGGCGCCCCCAGAACGGGAGCTGCGTCCCAGCCTGGGGTCGTCCTCAGCCAGACTCCCACCTCCTGACACTGCGGCCCCTTGTGTAGGGTGGCACTGCCACCAGCCAGGCCCAGCCTCACCTGTTCCCTCCCTGCCAAGGGCTCCCCCAACCAAGTCAAAGGAGGAGGTCCAGTGGTGAAGGGGTGAGGAGTGGTCGGCTATCCCCTCACTTTGGAGAGCACCATCCACCCAGAGGAGGGGCCGCCCCTCCGGCAGTGCTGGCTGTTAACAAGGTGAGGGGCAGCTGGGAGAGCGGGCCTCCCTCTCCACGTGGGGAGGCGCCTTGTCATAGGGATAAGGTGGCTTTTTCCTGTGGCTTTGCCGGGGCCTGCGTCTGTCTTGCTCTCCCTTTGGAGGGTGGGCCAGAGGGAAAAGGGTCCAAAGAGCCCCCAGAGCAGGGGCCCATGAGGCTAGGCAGGAGGCGGTGGGGCCTCGATCCCGGGGGGCTTCTCATCACAGCTCACcatgtggagggggtggggagggagccccgtgccaggaggaggacagaggccaCCCCAGCCGCCCCCATTGCTgggacatggctggcaggtgggcaAGGCAGTGGGGGAGGGCAACCTGCCCAGGGTGGCCACTGGATGAGGGAGCACCAGAGTGGGGACCAGGGGGAGTGAGGGCTGGGTGGAGGACAGGGCAGGGGGCGGGCCAGAGGTGAGCGAGGCCTCAGCACCCAGGGGCACAGCTCTTCTTCCCTTGGGAGCCTGGGACACCAGCAGTGACCTTCTAGCACCATCCTGGCTGCCCAGCCTGTCTGAGGCTGGTCTGCTGGGGGAACACAGCCAACCAGGCCACAGGGGCAGAAGGACATTATTGCTATTTCACAGAAGAGTTTCCGTTCGTCGGGGGCAGGGCCGAGAGCTCCTGGCTGGGCTGCAGGTAGCTGTCCACCTGCTTCAGTTCACCACGGCTGGTTTGAGCAGCACAGAGCCCGGCGGGATGACCACCCAGCCAGGAGTGAGTGCCTCTGGGCTACTGGCCGCCGAGTTGACGCCCGTGGACAGGtccagcacggtgcctggcagcAGGGGGAGTCCATCAGGGCTTGGCCGGGAGCGGCTGCTCTCAGTCCTCTCGAGGGGTATCTTGTGGCCCTCcacccccagggccctggctgaCCCTGCCCCACGCCCCTTCTCCCCCTCGGCCTTGCCGCCAGCGGAGCCAGCGAGGAGGGAGACCACGGGCAGGCCCAGTCCGCCAGCCCCAAAGGGTGAGGGCAGCAGCGGGTTCTTGGCCAGATTGAGGGGCAGGACAGGGCCCGGCAGCCCAGGGCCCATGCCCCCTGcacccccaccgcccccaccaTTGCCACAGGCCAGGGCACTGAGGTCAagagggccaggggccaggggtaGGGGCAGGCCAGGCAGGCCAGGGCCTCCAAAGAGGGCGGCGGGGTTGGGGATGATGATCTGGGCCCCGCTGACATAGGGGCTGCCATCAGGGGCGGGCAGTGGGGGTTTGGGCGGCGGGCGAAGCTGCAGGAGCTCTTGCTGCTCGTGGGACACGAAGTGGCCGTGGGCCTTGATGTGCTTGCGCAGTGAGCTGGGGTCCGTGTAGCGCTTGTGGCAGCCGGGCATCTTGCAGTAGTAGGGCTTGTCCACATAGTGGGTGCGCGTGTGCTTGAAGCGGTCGCTCGAGTTGGAGTAGCGCTTGTTGCAGCCCTCATAGGGGCAGACGTAGGGCTTCTCACCTGCGGGCCGTGCCGGCGTGAGGGGCTCGCCCTCTCCCGGTCTCCCCAGCCCAAGTTCCTCCCCAGACCGAGATGTCCCTGAGAGCCCGACTATCTGATTTGAGGGGCGGTGTCCCCAGTACCTGACATGAGATCTGACCCCaggtgggggcagcagggcaTAACCACGAGAAGCCAGCCTGGTCACCCCAGTTCTGCTGTGGCCTGACTGTGTGCCCTTGGCCTGAGTCCTATGTTTCAAATTGTGGATGACAGTGACCACCACAGGCAGACGGATGACTTTGATCGTATACCTACATAAAGACCCTACTAGGGGCGCGGTCCACACCAAGCGCGGCATGAAGCCTGCTGCCCTTTATCTGGCATACTCAGCAAAACGGCTCCAGACTTACTAACCATCTGCTCCTGCGCTGACCAGGACGGGAGCCACGTGAGGCCATGAGCCTTTGAGACGTGGccagtccaaactgagatgtgctgcgagtgcaaaatacacaccagagggaaaaaacaccGATTCTGCAGACTTTGTACCACATGAAGAATTTCAAGGTctcagggatttttttaaaatattgaaatgataacgttttggatatattaggttcAAGAAAATACATCATTACAATTTGCTTCACctatttctttgtactttttttaatgtagtgattaggtaatttaaaattaaatgtgtggCTCTGCCAGCCAGTGctggcctactgtgtgctggagTACGGTGAGGAGCAGACACACTATCTGCAGTCACAGGTGGCCTCAGTCAGATGAGCATCTGAACAACAATGgtgagtgtgacacaggaagacATGTCTGTGTTCCTGTATGTCCAGGGTCTAACCCACAGGAGTTCCCCTCAGTAAATGGTACCCAAAAGGGACTGCTAAGCAATGGGCTGCATCTCTCATCTCGGGGATGCCCGGGGGATGGCCATGCACTCTGCCCACAGCCAGCCCGCCCAGCCCCcgccctccagcccagcccctcacctgTGTGTGACCGGTTGTGGATCTTCAGGTTCTCCAGGCGGGAGAAGCTCTTGCTGCAGGTGGGGCAGCGGTGTGGCTTCTCATTGGTGTGTGTGCGGATGTGGATGAGCATCTTGTACCTGCTCCAGGGAGGGCACAGAAGCGTGGCTCAGCTTGCTGGACGCCTgagcccctctcccccaccccttccttcccctctcgcCCTGGTGCCCTCCCTCACCTGGCGTTGAAGCCTCGGCCGTGGCGGGCACACCCTTCCCAGTGGCAGCAGTACCCCGCATCCTTCTCGGGCTTGACGTGGTAGTCATTGACGTGGTCCACCAGGTCTTGCAGGAGCTCAAAGAGCTGGTTACACTGTGGGGCCAGGGAGGGTTCTGAGCCCACGTGGGGCCCCCCGCGCTGGACCCTGCCCCACTCTTCCTGGCCCCCACTCACCTTGGCCCAGCGACACACCAGCTGCTTGGGCAGGGGTAGCTCTGGCGAGAGGCACTTGTCCttggggggggtgaggaaggaggaagcaggcagGTGCAGGGCCCCCCCGGagcccagaggcaggaagaaCTGGAAGGAGCTGGGGACGCCATCCAGATAGCGCAGTGGCTGAAAGTCCTGGGGGAGAGGGCAAGGGGCAGAACTGGTCAGTGTCCCGCTGGGCCAGCAGGCCTGGAccccctctgtctcctcctgcaGTGCATGAGTTGTGTCCCCCACAAGGATTCATCCCAGTCCTCACCCCCTGCGCCTGTGCCTGTGACCTTgtctggaaatagggtctttacataTGTAACCAAGTTAAGAGGcagtcagactggattagggGACCCTAAATTCAGTGACCGGTGAGTGTCTccatgagagaaaggagagggagctcTGGGCACAGAGACAcgcagagggaagaaggcagtgtgacgatggaggcagagactggggtgacGCAGCTGTGAGGCGAGGCACGCCTGGAGCCGTAGAGGCCGGCAGAGGCAGGAGACACTACCCTCAGCCTTCGGAGGGGGCACGGCCCCGTccataccttgatttcagactttagcttccagaattgtgagagaataacacatttctgttgttgtcAGCTACCCcatttgtggtcctttgttacagcGGCCCCAGGAAACCAATATACCTTCTCTCTCCAGAACCCGCACCCCTCCTTACCGGGGCGGTGGGCACTGCAGGCAGGTCCCCATTGCCCTGGCGCTCAGGGGACAGCGAGCTGCTGCCGTTGGGGGAGTCCAGCCCGGATGGCGGCGACAAGCTGAGGTCTACCAGAGGAGCTGTGGAAAAGCGCCCCTCCACCTTCTCAGGGAACTTGGGGCTCAGCAGGAAGCCTGAGGGAGAGGCACAGTTCAGGGGTGCTGTAGCCAGGAGGCCTGGTGGCCAAGCCCTCCAGCCTCTGACCATGGAAGCAGACACCAGCCGCGCCACTCCCCCCGGACCACCTGGCGAGAGCTCAGCCATCAGTTAAGACAAGAAGTGGGAAGtacccatttgacagatgggaatGGCTGGCACAGAGGGAGAGGAACTGAATAGGAGCTAGAACCCAGGCCCCCTGGCTCCCCATCATCTTGGCCGATACGGACCTTTCTAACTTCTCCCGGGCCCCTTGACCTCAGTGCTCCCTTCTGTAACATAAGAGGTTTGGATTGAGCTGCCCAGCCCAGACATGGTAGATCTGGTTTTTAGGGTCCACTGGAGCAGAAGGCCCGAGCGCCAAGCACCCTCTGAGAGCACTTGCTGGGCTCGGTCCCATCTCCTGACCTGGCTGACCAGCTGCACTGCCTCAAAGCCCAGGAGATGGGTCATGGGCCTTTTGTCACTACTTGTGAATCCCCTGCTCCCATTGACCAGCTGCTCCAAATCTTCCCAGAAGCCTccatttgaatcctggctctgctgcacCAGCTTCATGAACTGGGCAAGTCCTCCCAGGGACAAAATGTCACCTCTAAAGACAGACTGCCGGGGGGATGCATGGACAGAGTGTGGGGAGTGCTCTAAGCCAGAagctgggaggggctgcagggacgTCCAGGTGGACACACCTCGGACATTCTTCCTATTGCCACGGCTCCATGAGGGCCCAGGGACCCCTGCCCTGCCCGGGGTGCAGCACCTGAGGGTGGGGACCCTGGGGAGCCCGGGGTGGGGCTGTCATCCACCAGGCCGAGCTCCCTGTGCAGAGCTCGGTGCCGGACTGCACTCAGCGTCCTCTCCCGCTTCTCTCTCGCCGCCCGGAGCTTGGTGATGCTCAGCTTCAGGTCGAGCGGCTCGTCCAAGGAGTGCATGGTGATGGGGGACTGGGGTTGCAGGTGGCAGCAGGCAGTGGGGGGCTCCCAAGCTGGAATTTGGGCCGGAACCTGGGGGAGGACAGGAGCTGTGCTGTGACATTATGACCCCGAACTCCTCCTCAAGCTGCACCCATCAAAGCCCACAGGAGCAAAGGGGCAGTGAGTGTGGGGTAGTGTGAGGACTGTCTCTCTGGGTAGGTGGCCCTCTGAGTGGCCCTGGACAGCAGGTGCCATAGGGAGCCCACAACCTACTCAGAGCTTCCATGTCCACTTCCCGTGAGACTTTTCTGAGAAGCCAAGCTCACAGAGTTCATTTTGCcgtgaaactgcgtttcagagacATTTGCCTTAGGTTAcagagctgggaagtggcagagtcaCCAGATTCAAGGCCAGATCTTCTCCCTAGAAGTGGCCAGCCAAGGCTCAAAGGTCATTTCTGATCCAGTGGGAAGTCATGCCTGGGACACATGCCTGGTTTGAGCCAGAAGACCCAGAACCAGGCCAGGGGAGCAATGAGGTTCCTCCCAGATGGCCATTAGTGGTCCTTGGTTACTGATTGCTGAGTGCCCGCTGTGCCGGGCCACCTAGGGAGCTCTGGTCACCTCCGAGGGAACAAGGCTGAAAGCTTGTCCTCGGCAAGCTGTGCAAAGCCTGGCCTGAAGGGACAGGTGGCCTTGCCTCCCAGGCGAGGTCCAAAGGAGAGGTCCTCATAGGCATGGGGAGCCACAGGGCTCTGGGCTGCCACCAGGGGGCAGCTAGGGACTGTGGCCCAGCCAGGGGCAGGCTAGGGTGGAAGTGGATCAGGTCTGTCTGTGGTTagtaaaatgtatacatatattattttttactgGTGGTGATATACTTTTATTATGAGTTCTCACACAggaattttcaccttttttttttttttgaggaagattagccctgagctaattactgccaatcctcctctttttgctgaggaagactggccctgagctaacacccgtgcccatcttcctctac
Coding sequences:
- the GLIS2 gene encoding zinc finger protein GLIS2; this translates as MHSLDEPLDLKLSITKLRAAREKRERTLSAVRHRALHRELGLVDDSPTPGSPGSPPSGFLLSPKFPEKVEGRFSTAPLVDLSLSPPSGLDSPNGSSSLSPERQGNGDLPAVPTAPDFQPLRYLDGVPSSFQFFLPLGSGGALHLPASSFLTPPKDKCLSPELPLPKQLVCRWAKCNQLFELLQDLVDHVNDYHVKPEKDAGYCCHWEGCARHGRGFNARYKMLIHIRTHTNEKPHRCPTCSKSFSRLENLKIHNRSHTGEKPYVCPYEGCNKRYSNSSDRFKHTRTHYVDKPYYCKMPGCHKRYTDPSSLRKHIKAHGHFVSHEQQELLQLRPPPKPPLPAPDGSPYVSGAQIIIPNPAALFGGPGLPGLPLPLAPGPLDLSALACGNGGGGGGAGGMGPGLPGPVLPLNLAKNPLLPSPFGAGGLGLPVVSLLAGSAGGKAEGEKGRGAGSARALGVEGHKIPLERTESSRSRPSPDGLPLLPGTVLDLSTGVNSAASSPEALTPGWVVIPPGSVLLKPAVVN